From Nocardioides sp. HDW12B, the proteins below share one genomic window:
- the pstA gene encoding phosphate ABC transporter permease PstA yields the protein MTTPTTPSTDRPPTPSPTGSSREAAPLTHAKMPRYSHLIVAGPAAALALIGGLALGFGPVAIVVVGALIFGVAWPVWALVVEGSRAATNKLATTLVWTAFAIALVPLVTLMYAVISNGFPVLSAEFFTFSMRNVVGEGGGIYHAIMGTLLITLFATAISVPVGIMAAIYLVEYGKGTRLGRWLTFLVDVMTGIPSIVAGLFAYALFVLIFGPGVRMGIGGSIALSILMIPIVVRSSEEMLKLVPDELREASYALGVPKWRTIAKVVLPTSIAGIVTGVMLAIARVAGETAPLLIIAGDTDSLNMNVFADRMATLPVFIYYSYMQPGVPPEFGQERAWGAALVLISIVMILNLLARVIGAYFSPKTGR from the coding sequence ATGACGACCCCGACCACCCCGTCGACCGATCGTCCCCCGACACCGAGCCCCACCGGCAGCAGCCGCGAGGCCGCGCCGCTCACGCACGCGAAGATGCCGCGCTACTCGCACCTCATCGTCGCCGGCCCCGCCGCCGCGCTCGCCCTGATCGGCGGGCTCGCGCTCGGCTTCGGGCCCGTCGCGATCGTGGTCGTCGGCGCGCTGATCTTCGGCGTCGCCTGGCCCGTCTGGGCGCTGGTCGTCGAGGGCTCCCGCGCCGCGACGAACAAGCTCGCCACGACCCTGGTGTGGACCGCCTTCGCGATCGCGCTCGTCCCCCTGGTCACCCTGATGTACGCCGTGATCTCCAACGGCTTCCCCGTCCTGAGCGCCGAGTTCTTCACCTTCTCGATGCGCAACGTCGTGGGTGAGGGCGGCGGGATCTACCACGCCATCATGGGCACGCTGCTCATCACGCTGTTCGCCACCGCCATCTCGGTGCCCGTGGGCATCATGGCCGCGATCTACCTGGTGGAGTACGGCAAGGGCACCCGGCTGGGCCGCTGGCTGACCTTCCTCGTCGACGTCATGACCGGCATCCCCTCGATCGTGGCCGGCCTCTTCGCCTACGCGCTCTTCGTGCTGATCTTCGGCCCGGGCGTCCGGATGGGCATCGGCGGCTCGATCGCTCTGTCGATCCTGATGATCCCGATCGTCGTCCGGTCGTCGGAGGAGATGTTGAAGCTCGTGCCCGACGAGCTGCGCGAGGCGTCGTACGCCCTGGGGGTGCCGAAGTGGCGCACCATCGCCAAGGTCGTGCTGCCGACCTCGATCGCGGGCATCGTCACCGGCGTCATGCTCGCGATCGCGCGCGTCGCCGGCGAGACCGCGCCGCTGCTGATCATCGCGGGCGACACCGACTCGCTGAACATGAACGTCTTCGCCGACCGCATGGCGACGCTGCCGGTGTTCATCTACTACTCCTACATGCAGCCGGGCGTGCCGCCGGAGTTCGGCCAGGAGCGGGCCTGGGGCGCAGCGCTGGTGCTGATCTCCATCGTCATGATCCTCAACCTGCTCGCCCGCGTCATCGGCGCCTACTTCTCCCCCAAGACCGGCCGCTGA
- the pstC gene encoding phosphate ABC transporter permease subunit PstC, whose amino-acid sequence MTSTQAPELAATQVSRRGDQVFAALAKAAGILILVALAGVAVFLTLEGAPAITAPEASMGGKGNIALYVWPLLYGTLLAAVLAMLIATPLAFGVALVISHYAPRRLSKPVGYLIDLLAAVPSVVYGLWGIAFLGPRIVPVYQWLEDNLGFLPFFEGPATSGRTILTASIVLAVMALPIITAITREIFAQTPRLHEEAALALGATRWEMIRMTVFPYSRSGMISATMLGLGRALGETMAVAMVLSATGIITVNLISTTNPSTIAANIALQFGEASGTKVNVLIFSGLVLFVITFAVNFLARAIVARSNIEER is encoded by the coding sequence GTGACCTCGACCCAGGCTCCTGAGCTGGCGGCCACCCAGGTGTCCCGCCGCGGGGACCAGGTGTTCGCCGCCCTGGCCAAGGCCGCCGGCATCCTCATCCTCGTCGCGCTCGCCGGCGTCGCGGTCTTCCTGACGCTGGAGGGCGCGCCCGCCATCACGGCCCCCGAGGCCTCGATGGGCGGCAAGGGCAACATCGCCCTCTACGTCTGGCCGCTGCTCTACGGCACGCTGCTGGCGGCCGTCCTGGCGATGCTCATCGCCACGCCGCTGGCCTTCGGGGTCGCGCTCGTGATCTCGCACTACGCGCCGCGCCGGCTGTCGAAGCCGGTCGGCTACCTCATCGACCTCCTGGCCGCCGTGCCGAGCGTCGTCTACGGCCTCTGGGGCATCGCCTTCCTGGGCCCGCGGATCGTGCCGGTCTACCAGTGGCTCGAGGACAACCTCGGCTTCCTGCCCTTCTTCGAGGGCCCGGCCACCTCGGGCCGCACCATCCTGACCGCCTCGATCGTGCTCGCCGTGATGGCGCTGCCGATCATCACCGCGATCACGCGCGAGATCTTCGCCCAGACGCCGCGGCTGCACGAGGAGGCGGCGCTCGCCCTGGGCGCGACGCGCTGGGAGATGATCCGCATGACGGTCTTCCCCTACAGCCGCTCCGGGATGATCTCGGCGACGATGCTCGGCCTGGGCCGCGCCCTCGGCGAGACGATGGCCGTCGCCATGGTGCTGTCGGCCACCGGGATCATCACGGTCAACCTGATCTCGACGACCAACCCCTCGACGATCGCGGCCAACATCGCGCTGCAGTTCGGCGAGGCCTCCGGCACCAAGGTCAACGTGCTGATCTTCAGCGGCCTGGTGCTCTTCGTCATCACCTTCGCGGTGAACTTCCTGGCGCGGGCGATCGTGGCCCGCAGCAACATCGAGGAGCGCTGA
- the pstS gene encoding phosphate ABC transporter substrate-binding protein PstS, protein MAVPTLASLALGLSLTACGAANEEPASGSEGATSESGESLSGTLSIGGASSQEAAQNAWRAAFQSANPETTVNYDPIGSGGGREQFISGGFPMAGSDSYLTDEEQELSKATERCEGEAPIEVPNYVSPIAVIYNLEGVDELNLSPDTLAGIFAGDITEWDDEAIAADNPDAELPAETINPVHRSDESGTTGNFTNYLATVAPDAWTYDEVEEWPIDGGEGASGTSGVVEAVTQGANSIGYADASQAGDLGTALVGVGDEFVAPEPEAAAKIFEVSPEAESASDTQLIFDLDYETEEAGTYPIVLTSYLMACPSYADATEGDLVKAYLSYVLSEDGQAESAENAGSAPLPSSIAEQAQGIVDAIEVG, encoded by the coding sequence GTGGCAGTCCCCACGCTCGCGTCGCTGGCCCTGGGCCTGAGCCTCACCGCGTGCGGCGCGGCCAACGAGGAGCCCGCCAGCGGCAGCGAGGGCGCCACCTCCGAGAGCGGCGAGAGCCTCTCCGGAACCCTCAGCATCGGCGGCGCGTCGTCGCAGGAGGCCGCCCAGAACGCCTGGCGTGCCGCCTTCCAGAGCGCGAACCCCGAGACCACCGTCAACTACGACCCGATCGGCTCGGGCGGTGGCCGCGAGCAGTTCATCTCCGGCGGCTTCCCGATGGCCGGATCCGACTCCTACCTCACCGACGAGGAGCAGGAGCTCAGCAAGGCCACCGAGCGCTGCGAGGGCGAGGCCCCCATCGAGGTGCCGAACTACGTCTCCCCGATCGCGGTCATCTACAACCTCGAGGGCGTCGACGAGCTCAACCTCTCCCCGGACACCCTCGCCGGCATCTTCGCCGGTGACATCACCGAGTGGGACGACGAGGCCATCGCGGCCGACAACCCCGACGCGGAGCTGCCTGCCGAGACCATCAACCCGGTCCACCGCTCCGACGAGTCGGGCACCACCGGCAACTTCACCAACTACCTCGCCACCGTCGCCCCCGACGCGTGGACCTACGACGAGGTCGAGGAGTGGCCGATCGACGGTGGCGAGGGTGCCAGCGGCACCTCCGGCGTCGTCGAGGCCGTCACCCAGGGCGCCAACTCCATCGGGTACGCCGACGCGAGCCAGGCCGGCGACCTCGGCACGGCCCTGGTCGGCGTGGGCGACGAGTTCGTGGCCCCCGAGCCCGAGGCCGCGGCCAAGATCTTCGAGGTCTCCCCCGAGGCCGAGAGCGCCTCGGACACCCAGCTCATCTTCGACCTCGACTACGAGACCGAGGAGGCCGGCACCTACCCGATCGTGCTCACGTCGTACCTCATGGCGTGCCCGTCGTACGCCGACGCCACCGAGGGCGACCTCGTGAAGGCCTACCTGTCCTACGTCCTCAGCGAGGACGGCCAGGCCGAGTCGGCCGAGAACGCCGGCTCCGCCCCGCTGCCGTCGTCCATCGCGGAGCAGGCCCAGGGCATCGTCGACGCCATCGAGGTCGGCTGA
- a CDS encoding NUDIX hydrolase, which produces MIEQDPVVAAGAVVMRRRKGVGQVLLVHRPKYDDWAFPKGKLDPGESARTAAVREVLEETGARIRLGPKLADQTYAIGNGTPRTKLVHYWTARVRGDYKPSEYVTNEEIDEVDWFDLDFAAEWLTYDRDRDVLAEALAFQRRSHPLVVLRHAQATSRKQWSGDETERPLTALGKQQAQALVPELAAYGVKRLVSSSARRCWTTLAPYGSAYDREIEVTDHLSEAGAHPDRVSDEVEWLLGLETATVLCSHRPVLPAVFDAIGIDEPPLEPAAAVVVHHRHGRVVAVERLQRYRP; this is translated from the coding sequence ATGATCGAGCAGGACCCGGTCGTCGCGGCCGGCGCCGTGGTGATGCGGCGGCGCAAGGGAGTCGGCCAGGTGCTGCTGGTGCACCGTCCGAAGTACGACGACTGGGCGTTCCCCAAGGGCAAGCTCGACCCCGGCGAGAGCGCCCGGACGGCTGCCGTGCGGGAGGTGCTGGAGGAGACCGGTGCCCGGATCCGGCTCGGGCCCAAGCTCGCCGACCAGACCTACGCCATCGGCAACGGCACGCCCCGGACCAAGCTCGTGCACTACTGGACCGCGCGGGTGCGCGGCGACTACAAGCCCAGCGAGTACGTCACCAACGAGGAGATCGACGAGGTCGACTGGTTCGACCTCGACTTCGCCGCCGAGTGGCTGACCTACGACCGCGACCGCGACGTCCTCGCCGAGGCGCTCGCCTTCCAGCGCCGCAGCCACCCCCTCGTCGTGCTCCGTCACGCCCAGGCCACCTCCCGCAAGCAGTGGTCCGGCGACGAGACCGAGCGGCCCCTCACCGCGCTGGGCAAGCAGCAGGCCCAGGCGCTGGTCCCCGAGCTCGCGGCGTACGGCGTGAAGCGGCTGGTGTCCTCGAGCGCCCGACGGTGCTGGACCACGCTGGCCCCCTACGGCTCGGCGTACGACCGTGAGATCGAGGTGACCGACCACCTCAGCGAGGCCGGCGCCCACCCCGACCGCGTCAGCGACGAGGTCGAGTGGCTGCTCGGGCTCGAGACCGCCACCGTGCTGTGCTCCCACCGCCCCGTGCTGCCGGCCGTCTTCGACGCCATCGGCATCGACGAGCCCCCGCTGGAGCCCGCCGCGGCCGTCGTGGTCCACCACCGGCACGGGCGCGTGGTGGCCGTCGAGCGGCTGCAGCGCTACCGCCCCTGA
- a CDS encoding RNA degradosome polyphosphate kinase — translation MAEDAPARVPDSYDVEPVYDVTSDELPEDRFLDRELSWLRFNQRVLELAEDESVPLLERARFAAIFASNLDEFFMVRVAGLKRRIVAGVAVPSASGLQPREVLELIWATTTELMQRHAACFRDTIVPALAEHDIEILRWPELDRDEQRKMKKLFKERIFPVLTPLAVDPAHPFPYISGLSLNLAVLVRNPKTHKEHFARVKVPPILDRFLAVDEQRFVPLEDVIAEHLKPLFPGMSVVAVHSFRVTRNEDLEVEEDDAENLLAALEKGLLRRRFGPPVRLEVEESMDDHVLDLLVHELGMNPAEVVRVPGPLDLRGLHDIADIDRAELKFPAFLPGTHTRLKEVETASPVDVFAQMRNSDVLLHHPYDSFSTSVQRFIEQAAVDPAVLAIKQTLYRTSGDSPIIEALIDAAEAGKQVLVIVEIKARFDEGANIKWARKLEQAGCHVVYGLVGLKTHCKLALVVRDEAEGLRRYVHIGTGNYNPKTARSYEDLGLMTVHEGITEDVAHLFNNLSGYARQPSYSQLMVAPHSVRKGLVERIEREVEHHREGRPARIRFKANSVVDEAVIDALYAASRAGVPVQLLTRGICALRPGVPGLSETIEVRSVLGRFLEHSRIFWFENGGEPEAWIGSADLMHRNLDRRVEVLVAVPGQESRDEIGRLLEVAFDPGTAAWELASDGTWTRRGVAEDGTPCLDLQEWLIKQSRRGR, via the coding sequence ATGGCCGAGGACGCCCCGGCCCGGGTCCCGGACAGCTACGACGTCGAGCCCGTGTACGACGTCACCTCCGACGAGCTGCCCGAGGACCGGTTCCTGGACCGCGAGCTGTCGTGGCTGCGCTTCAACCAGCGGGTGCTCGAGCTGGCCGAGGACGAGTCGGTCCCCCTGCTCGAGCGGGCCCGGTTCGCCGCGATCTTCGCCTCCAACCTCGACGAGTTCTTCATGGTCCGCGTCGCCGGCCTCAAGCGCCGGATCGTCGCCGGCGTCGCCGTACCCTCCGCCTCGGGACTGCAGCCGCGCGAGGTCCTCGAGCTGATCTGGGCCACCACCACCGAGCTGATGCAGCGCCACGCCGCCTGCTTCCGCGACACCATCGTCCCCGCGCTGGCCGAGCACGACATCGAGATCCTGCGCTGGCCCGAGCTCGACCGCGACGAGCAGCGCAAGATGAAGAAGCTGTTCAAGGAGCGCATCTTCCCGGTCCTCACGCCCCTGGCCGTCGACCCGGCGCACCCCTTCCCCTACATCTCCGGGCTCTCGCTCAACCTCGCCGTGCTGGTGCGCAACCCCAAGACCCACAAGGAGCACTTCGCCCGGGTCAAGGTGCCGCCGATCCTGGACCGCTTCCTCGCCGTCGACGAGCAGCGCTTCGTGCCGCTCGAGGACGTCATCGCCGAGCACCTCAAGCCGCTGTTCCCCGGCATGAGCGTGGTGGCGGTCCACTCCTTCCGCGTCACCCGCAACGAGGACCTCGAGGTCGAGGAGGACGACGCGGAGAACCTGCTGGCCGCGCTGGAGAAGGGGCTGCTGCGCCGACGCTTCGGCCCGCCGGTGCGCCTCGAGGTCGAGGAGTCGATGGACGACCACGTCCTCGACCTGCTCGTCCACGAGCTCGGCATGAACCCCGCCGAGGTGGTCCGCGTCCCGGGACCGCTGGACCTGCGCGGGCTCCACGACATCGCCGACATCGACCGCGCCGAGCTGAAGTTCCCCGCGTTCCTGCCCGGCACCCACACGCGTCTCAAGGAGGTCGAGACCGCGTCGCCGGTCGACGTCTTCGCCCAGATGCGCAACAGCGACGTGCTGCTGCACCACCCCTACGACTCGTTCTCGACGTCGGTGCAGCGCTTCATCGAGCAGGCCGCCGTCGACCCCGCCGTGCTCGCGATCAAGCAGACGCTCTACCGCACCTCCGGCGACTCCCCGATCATCGAGGCGCTCATCGACGCGGCCGAGGCCGGCAAGCAGGTGCTGGTGATCGTCGAGATCAAGGCCCGCTTCGACGAGGGCGCCAACATCAAGTGGGCGCGCAAGCTGGAGCAGGCCGGCTGCCACGTCGTCTACGGCCTGGTCGGTCTCAAGACGCACTGCAAGCTCGCCCTGGTCGTGCGCGACGAGGCCGAGGGGCTGCGCCGCTACGTCCACATCGGCACGGGCAACTACAACCCCAAGACCGCGCGCAGCTACGAGGACCTCGGCCTCATGACGGTCCACGAGGGCATCACCGAGGACGTCGCGCACCTGTTCAACAACCTGTCCGGCTACGCCCGCCAGCCGTCGTACTCCCAGCTCATGGTCGCGCCGCACTCCGTGCGCAAGGGGCTCGTCGAGCGCATCGAGCGGGAGGTCGAGCACCACCGCGAGGGGCGCCCGGCACGCATCCGCTTCAAGGCCAACTCCGTCGTCGACGAGGCCGTGATCGACGCGTTGTACGCCGCCTCGCGGGCCGGGGTGCCGGTGCAGCTCCTGACGCGCGGCATCTGTGCGCTGCGTCCGGGGGTGCCCGGTCTGAGCGAGACCATCGAGGTCCGCTCCGTGCTCGGTCGTTTCCTCGAGCACAGCCGCATCTTCTGGTTCGAGAACGGCGGCGAGCCCGAGGCCTGGATCGGGTCGGCGGACCTCATGCACCGCAACCTCGACCGTCGCGTGGAGGTGCTGGTCGCCGTACCGGGTCAGGAGTCGCGCGACGAGATCGGCCGCCTGCTCGAGGTCGCCTTCGACCCCGGCACCGCCGCCTGGGAGCTCGCCTCCGACGGCACCTGGACGCGTCGGGGCGTCGCCGAGGACGGCACCCCGTGCCTCGACCTCCAGGAGTGGTTGATCAAGCAGTCCCGCCGCGGCCGCTGA
- a CDS encoding alpha/beta hydrolase — MAPKPSLADRVQSAVFTRAMALAPSRQARLAGRPVVVEGNTLSAQTQWMLRLMKIAREKPVEDLPMEAGRRALVRQTVMIGGDQPIGSVESLTVAGAAGPLDARLYVPEALLGSSTPGPLTVFFHGGGMIYGDLDSHDAMCRFIAEQAGTRVVAVDYRLAPEHPFPAGVEDAWAAYCDVQDRAASLGGDPARMAVAGDSAGGYLSATTAIEAAKAGRPLAFQLLIYPMTDASASYPSRKTFGSGFYLTTAFMDLATSSYAADPADPRASVIVASLPEGLAPAFVCTAGFDPLRDEGEAYVEKLREAGVEVSAERYPGEIHGFANLIGVEGSTRRAMLHTVGHLRRALHPA, encoded by the coding sequence ATGGCCCCGAAACCGTCGCTCGCCGACCGCGTCCAGTCCGCCGTGTTCACCCGGGCGATGGCGCTCGCTCCGTCGCGCCAGGCTCGGCTCGCCGGGCGCCCGGTCGTGGTCGAGGGCAACACGTTGAGCGCGCAGACCCAGTGGATGCTGCGGCTGATGAAGATCGCACGGGAGAAGCCGGTCGAGGACCTGCCGATGGAGGCGGGGCGGCGGGCGCTCGTGCGTCAGACGGTGATGATCGGCGGCGACCAGCCGATCGGGTCGGTGGAGTCGTTGACCGTGGCCGGTGCTGCAGGGCCCCTGGACGCACGGCTCTACGTGCCGGAGGCGCTGCTGGGCTCCTCGACGCCCGGACCGCTCACCGTGTTCTTCCACGGCGGCGGGATGATCTACGGCGACCTCGACAGCCACGACGCGATGTGCCGTTTCATCGCCGAGCAGGCCGGGACGCGCGTGGTCGCGGTCGACTACCGGCTGGCTCCCGAGCACCCCTTCCCGGCCGGCGTGGAGGACGCGTGGGCGGCGTACTGCGACGTCCAGGACCGGGCGGCGTCGCTGGGCGGCGACCCGGCGAGGATGGCGGTGGCCGGAGACTCGGCCGGTGGGTACCTCAGCGCGACGACCGCGATCGAGGCCGCGAAGGCCGGCCGACCGCTGGCCTTCCAGCTGCTGATCTACCCGATGACGGACGCGTCGGCGTCGTACCCGAGCCGGAAGACGTTCGGGTCCGGCTTCTACCTGACGACGGCGTTCATGGACCTGGCCACGTCGTCGTACGCCGCGGACCCGGCGGACCCGCGGGCGTCAGTGATCGTCGCCTCGCTGCCGGAGGGGCTGGCGCCGGCGTTCGTGTGCACGGCCGGGTTCGACCCGCTGCGTGACGAGGGCGAGGCCTACGTCGAGAAGCTGCGCGAGGCCGGGGTGGAGGTGTCGGCCGAGAGGTACCCCGGGGAGATCCACGGCTTCGCCAACCTCATCGGGGTCGAGGGCTCCACGCGCCGCGCGATGCTCCACACCGTCGGTCACCTCCGCCGCGCCCTCCACCCCGCCTGA
- the mshD gene encoding mycothiol synthase, giving the protein MSVRRVDPDSFSWDGGSAAHAVRRVVAGALEADRRSPLNEAAVLTLRRRGLEGGLLLIADHGDGFAYVHGLHGAGRPELDLAVHPDARGRGLGRELAEAAAEITEGIPLTAWSHGNHPAAAAVAKRLGFTATRELWVMRRPADRLDEVRPASAGVVVRAFVPGQDEDGLLAVNAAAFADHPEQGQLRRPGLEERMAESWFDPAGLIVAERAGKIVAFHWTKVHDSGADEGRGEVYVVGVSPAEQGSGLGRVVLDAGLAHLHGRGVPEVLLYVEADNEVAVALYERRGFTHAPEDTDVMYAPAHSS; this is encoded by the coding sequence ATGTCCGTACGACGCGTCGACCCCGACTCCTTCAGCTGGGACGGCGGCTCCGCCGCCCACGCCGTACGCCGTGTCGTGGCGGGCGCTCTGGAGGCCGACCGTCGCTCGCCGCTGAACGAGGCGGCCGTCCTGACGCTGCGTCGACGCGGGCTGGAGGGCGGTCTGCTGCTGATCGCCGACCACGGCGACGGCTTCGCCTACGTCCACGGCCTCCACGGCGCCGGACGCCCCGAGCTCGACCTCGCCGTGCACCCGGACGCGCGCGGCCGCGGCCTCGGACGCGAGCTCGCCGAGGCGGCCGCCGAGATCACCGAGGGCATCCCGCTCACGGCGTGGTCCCACGGCAACCACCCCGCGGCGGCCGCGGTCGCGAAGCGGCTCGGGTTCACCGCGACCCGCGAGCTCTGGGTGATGCGTCGCCCGGCCGACCGGCTCGACGAGGTGCGCCCCGCCTCCGCCGGCGTCGTCGTACGCGCCTTCGTGCCCGGGCAGGACGAGGACGGGCTGCTCGCCGTGAACGCGGCGGCGTTCGCCGACCACCCCGAGCAGGGTCAGCTGCGCCGGCCCGGGCTCGAGGAGCGGATGGCGGAGTCGTGGTTCGACCCTGCCGGCCTGATCGTGGCCGAGCGCGCCGGGAAGATCGTGGCGTTCCACTGGACCAAGGTCCACGACAGCGGCGCCGACGAGGGACGCGGCGAGGTGTACGTCGTCGGCGTCTCCCCCGCCGAGCAGGGCAGCGGCCTCGGCCGGGTCGTGCTGGACGCGGGGCTCGCCCACCTGCACGGGCGCGGCGTACCCGAGGTGCTGCTGTACGTCGAGGCCGACAACGAGGTGGCGGTGGCGCTCTACGAGCGGCGGGGCTTCACGCACGCGCCCGAGGACACCGACGTCATGTACGCCCCGGCCCACTCGTCCTGA
- a CDS encoding response regulator transcription factor, whose translation MSTLLMLTSALQPSVEVLPALSLLSHQVRVLPAEGSALLEAPPSDVILVDGRQDLAQARDLTRLLRTVGTASPVLLIVTEGGLGVVSVDWDFDDVVLNVAGPAEVEARIRLAQARLTQKRGDDPESHVIRSGEITVDEITYTAKLGGRSLDLTFKEFELLKYLAQHPGRVFSREQLLQEVWGYDYYGGTRTVDVHVRRLRAKLGTEHEQLIGTVRNVGYRFVLPPKESKDAGQPASA comes from the coding sequence ATGAGCACCCTCCTGATGCTGACGAGCGCACTCCAGCCCTCCGTCGAGGTGCTTCCCGCACTGTCGCTGCTCTCCCACCAGGTCCGCGTCCTGCCCGCCGAGGGCAGCGCGCTCCTGGAGGCCCCGCCCTCCGACGTCATCCTCGTCGACGGGCGCCAGGACCTCGCCCAGGCGCGCGACCTCACCCGTCTGCTGCGCACCGTCGGCACCGCCTCGCCGGTCCTGCTGATCGTCACCGAGGGCGGGCTCGGCGTCGTCTCGGTCGACTGGGACTTCGACGACGTCGTGCTCAACGTCGCCGGCCCCGCCGAGGTCGAGGCCCGGATCCGGCTGGCCCAGGCCCGCCTGACCCAGAAGCGCGGCGACGACCCCGAGAGCCACGTGATCCGGTCCGGGGAGATCACGGTCGACGAGATCACCTACACCGCCAAGCTCGGGGGCCGGTCGCTGGACCTGACCTTCAAGGAGTTCGAGCTGCTGAAGTACCTCGCCCAGCACCCCGGGCGCGTCTTCAGCCGCGAGCAGCTCCTCCAGGAGGTCTGGGGCTACGACTACTACGGCGGCACCCGCACCGTCGACGTCCACGTGCGGCGGCTGCGCGCCAAGCTCGGCACCGAGCACGAGCAGCTCATCGGCACGGTCCGCAACGTCGGCTACCGCTTCGTGCTGCCCCCCAAGGAGAGCAAGGACGCCGGCCAGCCCGCCTCGGCCTGA
- a CDS encoding MoaD/ThiS family protein: MSDDAAKVTIRLWAGARAAAGVDVLEVDVTGPVSVSELAAQVVRRAPGGQADPGRLARVLEVCSVLLGDRPLGAADRDLAAVQPSTTVEFLPPFAGG, from the coding sequence ATGTCCGACGACGCGGCGAAGGTGACCATCCGACTGTGGGCCGGCGCCCGCGCCGCCGCCGGCGTCGACGTGCTCGAGGTCGACGTGACGGGGCCGGTGTCGGTGAGCGAGCTCGCCGCCCAGGTCGTACGTCGAGCCCCTGGCGGTCAGGCGGACCCGGGCCGGCTGGCGCGGGTCCTGGAGGTCTGCTCCGTCCTGCTGGGGGACCGGCCGCTGGGTGCCGCCGACCGTGACCTGGCCGCGGTCCAGCCGTCGACGACCGTGGAGTTCCTCCCGCCCTTCGCCGGCGGCTGA
- a CDS encoding thioredoxin family protein, with translation MGVGDWVVVVVLVAATIFGAHRALTDGRFRGTHRVRDAAGAEPAPPTTTPSTTAAPPTTAAPSTGAAMPTPAAPEGPTPAHDVPDRLTAADLGAELGERATLLQFSSAFCAPCRATRRVLADVAAVVPGVTHVEVDAESHLALVRRVGVQRTPTTLILAADGGEVSRASGALRKPQVLHALSSAVQP, from the coding sequence ATGGGAGTCGGCGACTGGGTGGTCGTCGTGGTGCTGGTCGCTGCGACGATCTTCGGTGCGCACCGAGCCCTCACCGACGGTCGCTTCCGCGGCACCCACCGCGTGCGGGACGCCGCGGGGGCCGAGCCCGCGCCCCCGACGACAACGCCCTCGACGACCGCAGCGCCCCCGACGACCGCGGCGCCCTCGACGGGGGCCGCGATGCCCACCCCCGCAGCACCCGAGGGCCCGACGCCGGCGCACGACGTACCCGACCGGCTCACCGCGGCCGACCTGGGCGCCGAGCTCGGCGAGCGCGCGACGCTGCTGCAGTTCTCCTCGGCCTTCTGCGCCCCGTGCCGCGCCACCCGTCGCGTCCTCGCCGACGTGGCCGCGGTCGTCCCGGGCGTGACCCACGTGGAGGTCGACGCCGAGTCCCACCTCGCGCTCGTCCGCCGGGTGGGCGTGCAACGCACCCCGACCACGCTCATCCTCGCCGCCGACGGTGGTGAGGTCTCCCGCGCATCCGGCGCGCTGCGCAAGCCGCAGGTGCTCCACGCGCTGTCCAGCGCGGTGCAGCCGTGA